A stretch of Aedes aegypti strain LVP_AGWG chromosome 2, AaegL5.0 Primary Assembly, whole genome shotgun sequence DNA encodes these proteins:
- the LOC110677110 gene encoding uncharacterized protein LOC110677110, with amino-acid sequence MDSTSKNIPEYNVIIIGETGAGKSTFINYLTNFFKDGSPGQLKLSIPSKHYPATEGLNHSEKNVADTSKSQTSQCNQYIFRKDEFDFGFTDTPGLCDTEETLNDEKNILKIMEAVVEHGTLAAIVIVMNGTQSRATSILRHVLNEMKNMIPDSCLGNIIVVLTNCNRASANFDVSQLKPWKVLGDNLFHMNNSILSKPEATWKNDSSLKKYIEDDWHESMKTIQQMIYRLKHLGCQATTAFKKLHDKRNQIRSNLCQILCDLDNLQKLQNVLCDAESNKREISEDIKKYSNYKQSHEVEYTDVEKSLFLNQICRLCSRVCYEDWVAQSSLRGRLVKRLEDCLIFVKGIAIGYLSILGQNNCHKCDCPDHEHYHSNMKPVKKMKTIEKIVDEIKASHDHHMQRKVEAENKISGFRDDIETIKNKLHEKEAAVGICCNELKEVCSQFNLVKELGGIIEIMKRNANNLRSIPARNDANEKIAKISQVISELSGVQSEYKNI; translated from the coding sequence ATGGATTCAACATCGAAGAATATACCTGAGTACAATGTTATAATAATTGGTGAAACAGGAGCTGGAAAGTCaacatttattaattatttgacaaACTTCTTCAAAGATGGTAGCCCAGGTCAACTGAAACTATCTATTCCTTCAAAGCATTACCCAGCAACGGAGGGTTTGaatcattctgaaaaaaatgtcgcaGATACTTCAAAAAGCCAAACTAGCCAATGTAATCAATACATTTTCCGCaaagatgaatttgattttggCTTTACTGACACCCCAGGACTTTGTGATACTGAAGAGACGCTTAACGATgagaaaaacattttgaaaataatggaaGCTGTAGTAGAGCACGGAACTTTGGCGGCAATAGTGATCGTTATGAATGGAACACAATCGAGAGCAACATCCATCCTACGTCATGTGTTAAATGAGATGAAGAACATGATTCCAGATAGTTGTTTGGGTAACATCATTGTTGTTCTCACAAACTGCAATCGAGCTTCAGCAAATTTTGATGTATCTCAGCTTAAACCGTGGAAAGTACTCGGAGACAACCTGTTCCATATGAATAATTCTATTCTTAGCAAGCCAGAAGCAACATGGAAAAATGActcaagtttaaaaaaatacattgaaGACGATTGGCATGAGTCAATGAAAACCATTCAACAAATGATTTATAGGCTCAAACATTTAGGTTGTCAAGCTACAACggcgttcaaaaaactgcacgataagaGGAACCAAATCAGGTCAAATCTTTGCCAAATCTTATGTGATTtagataatcttcaaaaattacaaaatgtgTTGTGTGATGCTGAATCTAATAAGCGGGAAATTTCGGAAGatattaaaaagtattcaaattacAAGCAATCGCATGAAGTAGAATACACAGATGTGGAGAAATCTCTATTTCTAAACCAAATCTGTAGATTATGCTCGCGAGTTTGCTACGAGGATTGGGTAGCACAATCTTCACTGCGTGGAAGATTAGTTAAAAGATTGGAAGATTGCTTAATATTTGTTAAAGGGATAGCAATAGGTTATCTTTCAATACTTGGACAAAACAACTGTCACAAATGTGATTGTCCCGATCATGAGCATTATCATTCTAATATGAAACcagtcaaaaaaatgaaaaccattgaaaaaaTCGTTGATGAGATAAAAGCCTCCCACGACCATCATATGCAGAGAAAAGTTGAAGCGGAGAATAAAATAAGCGGATTTCGCGACGAcatagaaacaataaaaaataaattacacGAAAAAGAAGCTGCCGTTGGAATCTGTTGCAATGAACTTAAAGAAGTCTGCTCTCAGTTTAATCTTGTTAAAGAGTTGGGCGGCATAATTGAAATTATGAAGAGAAACGCCAACAATCTCCGGTCCATACCAGCGCGAAATGATGCTAATGAGAAAATCGCTAAAATATCACAAGTGATTTCCGAATTGTCGGGTGTTCAGTCCGAATATAAAAACATTTAA